A stretch of Triticum aestivum cultivar Chinese Spring chromosome 1D, IWGSC CS RefSeq v2.1, whole genome shotgun sequence DNA encodes these proteins:
- the LOC123182242 gene encoding CASP-like protein 5B2, whose translation MRELVGRPGTWGGLWLRLGQAALAAASIAVMASANGFAGYTAFCYLIASMGLQALWSLGLACLDGYALKVKRDLNNAVLVSLFVVGDWVTAILSFAASCSAAGVTVLFERDISFCRRYYELPCGRFQLATAFAFLSWALSATSAVIMFWLLASF comes from the exons ATGAGGGAGCTGGTGGGGAGGCCCGGGACGTGGGGCGGGCTCTGGCTGCGGCTCGGCCAagccgcgctcgccgccgcctccatcgccgtCATGGCCTCCGCCAACGGCTTCGCCGGCTACACCGCCTTCTG CTATCTGATTGCATCGATGGGATTACAAGCGCTCTGGAGCTTGGGGCTTGCATGTCTTGATGGATACGCCCTTAAAGTCAAAAGAGATCTCAACAATGCTGTTTTAGTGAGCTTATTTGTAGTCGGAGACTGG GTTACTGCGATTCTCTCGTTTGCTGCATCGTGCTCAGCTGCTGGTGTAACAGTTCTTTTTGAGAGGGACATTTCTTTCTGCAGAAGATATTACGAACTGCCTTGTGGGAGATTTCAACTCGCGACGGCATTCGCTTTTCTGTCCTGGGCGCTAAGTGCTACATCAGCGGTCATCATGTTTTGGCTCCTGGCATCCTTCTGA
- the LOC123170459 gene encoding uncharacterized protein has protein sequence MSSSCLAIIHPNKACQTSPSSVVPITTTTSLHRLLQLSRAKAKGVMEGLIPFIYRAVAQYRKEGQVSLADLLFDEQPSSSPTAASAYFRLPGDSGRHQRFSGDSGAAGAARRSPAHRRRSMEHGSW, from the coding sequence ATGTCCTCCTCCTGCCTCGCCATCATTCATCCCAACAAAGCGTGTCAAACCTCTCCCTCAAGTGTTGTCCCAATAACCACTACTACCTCTCTCCACCGTCTTCTTCAGCTCTCTCGAGCGAAAGCAAAGGGTGTCATGGAGGGCCTCATCCCGTTCATCTACAGGGCCGtggcgcagtacaggaaggagggGCAGGTCTCCCTCGCCGACCTGCTCTTCGACGAGCAGCCGTCCTCGTCGCCCACGGCGGCCTCGGCCTACTTCCGTCTCCCCGGGGACTCCGGCCGGCACCAGCGCTTCTCGGGCGACTCCGGTGCGGCCGGAGCCGCGCGGCGGTCTCCGGCGCACCGTCGGCGCAGCATGGAGCATGGATCGTGGTGA
- the LOC123182244 gene encoding uncharacterized protein: MAPSYSPEPEPPFRPREKIVKMQRYFQSVHRPTYFKGRYDVITSVAIPLALAASSMFLVGRGIYNMSHGIGRKE, translated from the exons ATGGCGCCGTCGTACTCACCGGAGCCGGAGCCGCCGTTCCGGCCGAGGGAAAAGATAGTGAAGATGCAGAGGTACTTCCAGAGCGTGCACAGGCCGACGTACTTCAAGGGGCGCTACGACGTGATCACCTCCGTCGCCATCCCTCTCGCCCTGGCCGCCTCCAGCATGTTCCTCGTC GGGCGCGGGATCTACAACATGTCCCACGGCATCGGGAGGAAGGAGTGA
- the LOC123182243 gene encoding uncharacterized protein: MNAIRSALARALSAPKPRPPLARHYAAVGETQPERVAAEMVRYALGGAGHQSPSEDAMRILEQGASNLQGGGEGAAEAVSLLMLAMSTLLYRSGRREDAMEKLKATQQVAPSAAFRVAAWEALMGIRMEASQDVSSSMSPNDSVDLSIKEEEIKWSDQDDLKFRVDAIKGLAALLNGEIDSAQTLFGGPNSCYAAVGNNQTENAAFTYGEYLHCTGDFPLATQMYEKVLEAASREDISGNLLAAGNMAPEEVSLGATCSYGQLLSHSGKFDEAEDYLTRALQKAEEQFGSNHPKVGMVLTCVARMYKLKAKSEGSSSIMVQEGLYRKALEVLKAPAINSEGTRRQVDWRDIISLARGEYAELLLIQSNRKAEGERMKEWAEDAWKNRRSTLAQALEISEVSKPTVVDTRIGRVI, translated from the exons ATGAACGCGATTCGGTCGGCCCTCGCGAGGGCGCTCTCCGCCCCGAAGCCTCGGCCGCCGCTGGCGCGCCACTACGCCGCCGTCGGCGAAACGCAGCCGGAGAGGGTGGCGGCGGAGATGGTCCGCTACGCCCTCGGCGGCGCCGGGCATCAGAGCCCGTCAG AGGACGCGATGCGGATACTGGAGCAGGGGGCGTCGAACCTgcagggcggcggcgagggcgccgcCGAGGCCGTGAGCTTGCTCATGCTCGCCATGTCCACGCTGCTCTACAGGAG TGGAAGACGCGAAGATGCAATGGAAAAGCTCAAAGCAACCCAGCAAGTCGCTCCTTCTGCAGCCTTTAGAG TTGCTGCTTGGGAAGCACTAATGGGAATTCGCATGGAAGCAAGCCAG GATGTCTCCTCATCGATGTCCCCGAATGATTCGGTTGATTTGtcaatcaaagaagaagaaatcaaaTGGTCTGATCAGGATGATCTGAAATTTCGGGTTGATGCAATCAAAGGACTTGCTGCTCTTCTAAATGGAGAGATAGACTCAG CCCAGACGCTCTTTGGTGGGCCCAACAGTTGCTATGCTGCAGTAGGCAATAACCAAACAG AAAATGCTGCCTTTACATATGGTGAATATCTGCACTGTACTGGGGATTTTCCTTTGGCAACACAAATGTATGAAAAGGTTCTTGAGGCAGCAAGCAGAGAAGATATATCTGGAAATCTGTTAGCAGCTGGAAACATGGCTCCTGAGGAGGTTTCTCTGGGTGCCACTTGCTCATACGGCCAGCTTTTATCTCATTCTGG GAAGTTTGACGAGGCAGAGGACTATCTCACAAGAGCACTACAGAAGGCTGAAGAACAATTCG GTTCAAATCACCCAAAGGTTGGTATGGTATTGACCTGTGTAGCCAGGATGTATAAGCTGAAAGCAAAATCTGAAGGTTCTAGTTCAATAATGGTTCAGGAG GGGCTATATAGGAAGGCCCTAGAAGTATTGAAAGCACCTGCCATCAATTCTGAGG GCACAAGAAGGCAAGTCGATTGGAGAGATATCATATCCTTGGCTAGAG GCGAGTATGCGGAACTGTTGCTTATTCAGTCAAATAGAAAGGCAGAAGGTGAGCGAATGAAGGAGTGGGCAGAAGATGCCTGGAAGAATCGTAGATCAACACTGGCCCAAGCATTGGAGATTTCAGAAGTTTCAAAGCCTACGGTGGTTGATACCCGTATCGGCAGGGTCATATAG